In Planctomycetota bacterium, the genomic stretch GCGGTATCGCAGCGAGAAGGAGGGCGACGGCACCGGCGGCTGGAGGCATGCCGAGATCCGCCTGCTGCCGGAAAATCCGGAGTTTGCTCCTCTGATCCTCAAGGACGTCCGCGATGATGAAATGCGCGTCATTGCGGAGTTCGTGGAAGTCATCAAGGGGGCGCCATGACTCGTCCGGCGAACAACAACGGCTGTCAGGCGCTTGACCGGACGCTCTTGGAGGCAAGGGCGGCGTCCCCCTACAGCGCAGTTCCCCGGCCTTTCCTTCGCTGGGCAGGGTCCAAGCGCTGGCTTGCGCGCCAGATCATCCCCTTCCTTCCGGCCAAGTTCAGGCGATACCACGAGCCGTTCCTCGGATCGGGCGCGCTTTTCTTCCTGCTGACTCCCGCTCGCGCGTCGCTCAGCGACAAGTGTGCGGAGTTGATCGACGTTTACCGAACGATTCGGGACGACGTTGCCTCCGTCATCCGCCATCTCAGGCCGCTGAAACCTGATCGCGAACTCTTTTATGAGATGCGCGATCGGCCCAGTGCGGGAAGACTGAAGCGTGCGGCCGAATTCATCTATCTCAACAAGACGTGCTGGAACGGGCTGTACCGGGTCAACGCGGAGGGACGGTTCAACGTCCCCTACGGCATGCCCAAGACGGATTTCATCGCCGATTTTGACAATTTGCGCGAATGCGCCCGCGTTCTCCAAAGACCTCATGTGACGCTTTGGGCGCGCGACTTCGAGAGGGCGCTCGAAGAGGTGGAGCCCGGCGACCTCGTCTACCTCGATCCTCCCTACGTCACGCGGCACAACGACAACGGATTCATCGATTACAATGAGACGCTCTTCTCCTGGGAGGACCAGAAACGCCTGGCCAAGCGTGCGCGGCAACTCGCGGCCGCCGGCGCATATGTCATCGTGACCAACGCTCATCACCGCGAAGTGCTGGAACTGTATCGCGGTTTCAAGAGCCGCGCGCTCTCTCGCTCTTCCACGCTGGCTTCCGATCCCAAGTGCCGCGTTCGGGTGAAGGAAGCAGTGCTCTATTCTCCGAATTGCAATGGGAAGGGGTAGATGGCTGAAACACTCACCTTGGTAGACCCCAAGCAGATCGACAAGAATCCAGAGAATCCTCGGCTGATTTTCCACGAGGACGAACTGCTTGCGCTCCAGGAGAGCATTCAGCACCAAGGCATCCTAGTTCCGCTGACGGTCTACAAGGACGGAGTGCGATTCGTCCTGCTCGATGGTGAGCGACGCTGGCGTTGCGCCCTGAAATTGGGACTCAAGAAAGTCCCCACCATTATCCAACCCAAGCCAGACAAGATTCAGAACATCATGATGATGTTCGCCGTGCATAATGCACGACGCGATTGGGACCCGCTGCCGACCGCCTATAAGCTCAAGGAACTGGAAGACCTGCTTACCACTCGCCAGGGCAAGCGGCCGACAGAGAGAGAAATTGCAGAGGCAGCCTCAATTTCGCCCGGTGAAGTGCGTCGTCTCAAAAAACTCCTTGGTCTCCCGCAGAAGTATCGGGATGAGCTGATGGAGGAATTGAAAAAGCCTCGCTCGAAACAGCTAATCACTGTCGACCATGTGCTTGAAGTAACAAGGGCGGCTTTTGCATTGCGCAAGCGCGCCGTGGTGACAGAGGCCGAAGAAGATGACCTTCGGTCTGCCCTGCTAGGTAAGTTCCGTGCCGGGGTAGTGCAGAACACCGTGGCACCCCGAAAACTGGCGCGTGTCGCTAGGGCAGTGGAACGCGGAGAGATTGCCGTAGATGACGCTCGTGAAGTGGTAAAGAAACTGATGCGGGAGCCGTCCTTTAGCATCGACGCGGCATTCGAGCAGTCTGTTGCTCAGGTCGATTTTCAGCATGGTCTGTCCCAATTGGTCAGCCGACTCCAAGATCAATTAGAGGAGCACAAACGGCGCGGCTATAGGCTTTCGCCGCCGTTGAGAGAATCCCTCGAAGCCCTCGCGCAACTCATTCGCAAGCTTCTGGGATGACGAAGAATGGCGGCTCCCACTTTCAATACCCTCTCGATAGAGCTGGTCGAACACGGCGAGGCCACCGCCGAGTACTTCATACAGCACGGATACAAAGTGAAGATTGAACCTTCGGAGTTGGCTTT encodes the following:
- a CDS encoding Dam family site-specific DNA-(adenine-N6)-methyltransferase, coding for MTRPANNNGCQALDRTLLEARAASPYSAVPRPFLRWAGSKRWLARQIIPFLPAKFRRYHEPFLGSGALFFLLTPARASLSDKCAELIDVYRTIRDDVASVIRHLRPLKPDRELFYEMRDRPSAGRLKRAAEFIYLNKTCWNGLYRVNAEGRFNVPYGMPKTDFIADFDNLRECARVLQRPHVTLWARDFERALEEVEPGDLVYLDPPYVTRHNDNGFIDYNETLFSWEDQKRLAKRARQLAAAGAYVIVTNAHHREVLELYRGFKSRALSRSSTLASDPKCRVRVKEAVLYSPNCNGKG
- a CDS encoding ParB/RepB/Spo0J family partition protein, with translation MAETLTLVDPKQIDKNPENPRLIFHEDELLALQESIQHQGILVPLTVYKDGVRFVLLDGERRWRCALKLGLKKVPTIIQPKPDKIQNIMMMFAVHNARRDWDPLPTAYKLKELEDLLTTRQGKRPTEREIAEAASISPGEVRRLKKLLGLPQKYRDELMEELKKPRSKQLITVDHVLEVTRAAFALRKRAVVTEAEEDDLRSALLGKFRAGVVQNTVAPRKLARVARAVERGEIAVDDAREVVKKLMREPSFSIDAAFEQSVAQVDFQHGLSQLVSRLQDQLEEHKRRGYRLSPPLRESLEALAQLIRKLLG